Proteins from a single region of Zavarzinella sp.:
- a CDS encoding MFS transporter encodes MSTAAPLPPYTRLATSSLALLLAINLFNYIDRQVLSAVLSRLEVDPSILAADDPLKKTKLGWLTPAFLFTYMFASPIFGRLAVRYRRWALVGIGVIVWSLASGGSGLARSIGPIDGFWILLITRCLVGIGEAAYGPVAPAMISDLFPESRRGQMMAWFYMAIPVGSALGFVLGGLMVDTSWGWRGAFYLVVLPGILLGFLAFTMREPPRVGKQEIQPWRAVLKELRGIRSFVLCSAGMTFSTFVLGGVAVWVVTYIYEREARFDFSEAKIALVSTEQEKLTNGIPSEVLQKLKQFPKNENLTYKDAQSHLKVAGLTDKELENEQSKIFKAYSARPSMDLDAINQNFGLILVIGGIIATFTGGILGDKLRGKIRGAYFVVSGGSALVALPLYLAVFFVPFPLAWVFLAGTIFCLFLNTGPANTILANVTRSPIRATAFAINILIIHLLGDAISPAIIGMIADFSSLETGLMLVTPFILGAGVLWLYGARTLDEDTAVISQAEHPAPSSPTI; translated from the coding sequence TTGTCCACAGCAGCACCGCTACCCCCATATACACGCCTGGCAACCAGTTCGCTGGCTTTGTTACTGGCGATTAATTTATTCAATTACATCGATCGCCAGGTCCTTTCAGCGGTGTTATCACGTCTGGAAGTAGACCCCAGCATCCTGGCAGCAGACGACCCACTGAAAAAGACGAAACTGGGTTGGCTGACACCCGCTTTTCTGTTCACCTATATGTTCGCCTCACCTATTTTTGGCAGACTTGCCGTGCGTTACCGTCGCTGGGCGTTAGTGGGTATTGGCGTCATCGTCTGGAGCCTGGCCAGTGGGGGGTCTGGACTGGCACGCAGCATCGGGCCGATCGATGGCTTCTGGATTCTGCTGATCACCCGCTGTCTGGTGGGGATTGGCGAGGCGGCCTATGGTCCAGTCGCACCCGCAATGATTTCTGATCTCTTTCCCGAATCCCGCCGTGGGCAGATGATGGCCTGGTTTTATATGGCCATTCCGGTGGGCAGTGCTCTGGGTTTTGTGCTGGGTGGGCTGATGGTCGACACATCGTGGGGCTGGCGTGGTGCCTTTTACCTGGTAGTGCTGCCGGGGATTCTTCTTGGCTTTCTGGCTTTCACCATGCGTGAACCGCCCCGCGTGGGCAAGCAGGAAATACAACCCTGGCGGGCAGTGCTGAAGGAATTACGTGGAATTCGTTCTTTTGTGCTGTGCAGTGCCGGCATGACCTTCAGCACCTTTGTGTTGGGTGGTGTGGCAGTCTGGGTGGTGACCTATATTTACGAACGCGAAGCCCGCTTTGATTTTTCCGAAGCGAAAATTGCCCTGGTGAGTACGGAGCAGGAAAAATTAACCAACGGCATTCCCTCTGAAGTCCTGCAGAAGTTGAAGCAATTTCCCAAAAATGAGAATCTCACTTATAAAGATGCCCAGTCCCACCTGAAAGTGGCAGGATTGACCGACAAAGAACTGGAAAATGAGCAATCGAAGATCTTCAAGGCATATTCTGCCCGCCCCAGCATGGATCTGGATGCGATTAACCAGAACTTTGGGCTGATCCTGGTGATTGGTGGGATAATTGCCACGTTTACCGGAGGCATTCTGGGGGATAAACTCCGTGGCAAAATCCGTGGGGCCTACTTTGTGGTTTCGGGTGGTTCTGCCCTGGTGGCACTTCCACTGTATCTGGCGGTGTTTTTTGTGCCCTTCCCACTGGCGTGGGTGTTCCTGGCGGGTACGATCTTCTGTTTGTTTCTGAATACCGGCCCCGCCAATACCATTCTGGCGAATGTGACCCGCTCACCGATCCGTGCCACCGCTTTCGCGATTAACATCCTGATTATTCACCTGCTGGGTGATGCGATTTCACCTGCAATCATTGGCATGATTGCCGATTTCAGCAGTCTGGAAACGGGCCTGATGCTGGTGACGCCGTTCATTCTCGGTGCAGGTGTGCTCTGGTTATACGGTGCGCGCACACTGGATGAAGACACCGCGGTGATCAGCCAGGCAGAACACCCCGCGCCATCGAGCCCCACTATATGA
- a CDS encoding ComEC/Rec2 family competence protein: MLLAAAATLGILLDRYYPNDIPWTTAGAISVVLGIIFVVAYRPADRGWLLILCFFFAGGAYHHYYRWYQPADSLSHQLHKDPVISRVRGVVIERPVYRKLPARFVENPNVFEVSTTLRIDATHLQVRGDWLPVSGGVQVRISGELTAVTIGDEIELFGWLAPMAGPLNPGEFDWANRYADQLVVASMQCKKTPDAAVRLVTGNWSLQRSLNQLQSSCRTRIEQHFQKQPEVAIALLLGDGTAMSQDEWQQYIRTGVIHVLAISGQHLVVLSFFLWCLFRLFPVAPGKVAFLVATTVTVYALMTGARPSAMRAAIMVSAVCSGIIFRRSLHQPNIFAFAWLLVLVLQPTDLFTPGFQLSFVCVALLCWGIPDWGLPNRNDADIMDENPSLFWLGAKAIGRWLARMYMITLVLSLCVMPLTLAWQHLCSPVGILIGPVAIVLTSLALIMGFLFLILSPLGIVEPFAWITENLLILCQRLVHSADGLPGGVIYAPSPPSWWLIGFYVLLAVLLLARHRLFIHLISAIPSRLLCVGLLGAWFAMIILWNRLPHRTDELQVTFLAVDHGSCVVMRTPDDRIFLYDAGSSVGSPVARNIIAPYLWSQGVAHIDEIFLSHADLDHYNGLPDLIERFPIGQISLTPSFREKPSALTEQFVQLCERYRIPIRTLQAGDHLEAGVVQLDVLHPPQEGPGGVENVRSLVLQISQQNRPLLLLTGDLEGPGISDLAEQPPRAMPMMMVPHHGSLGRDGQRPLQSGPAILARWCTPQLAISSQGRGDAGKAIEAMQALGVPYWSTWPMGAISVRVNPTGIVVESFASNERVVLPLPPMAEKNR, encoded by the coding sequence GTGCTGTTGGCCGCAGCAGCCACCCTGGGGATATTGCTCGATCGCTACTATCCCAATGATATTCCCTGGACTACCGCAGGTGCAATCAGTGTGGTACTTGGGATCATCTTCGTGGTTGCGTATCGCCCCGCTGATCGAGGCTGGCTACTGATCCTCTGTTTTTTCTTTGCAGGTGGGGCGTACCATCACTATTATCGGTGGTATCAACCCGCAGACAGTCTCAGCCATCAGTTACACAAAGACCCCGTCATCTCCCGTGTGCGTGGTGTGGTCATCGAGCGACCTGTCTACCGCAAACTGCCTGCACGATTTGTAGAAAATCCGAATGTTTTTGAAGTATCTACCACGTTACGGATCGATGCAACCCACCTTCAGGTGCGTGGGGATTGGCTGCCCGTTTCCGGCGGGGTGCAGGTTCGCATTTCTGGCGAATTGACTGCAGTGACGATTGGTGACGAAATTGAACTGTTTGGCTGGCTTGCCCCAATGGCAGGCCCACTGAATCCGGGGGAGTTCGACTGGGCAAATCGTTATGCCGATCAATTGGTTGTTGCCAGCATGCAGTGCAAGAAGACGCCCGATGCTGCGGTGCGGCTGGTCACGGGCAACTGGTCTCTGCAACGGTCTCTCAACCAGTTGCAATCGTCATGCCGGACGCGGATCGAGCAACACTTCCAGAAGCAGCCCGAAGTGGCGATCGCCCTGTTACTGGGTGATGGGACTGCCATGTCACAGGATGAATGGCAACAATATATCCGCACGGGTGTCATTCACGTGCTGGCAATTTCCGGACAGCACCTGGTGGTGCTCAGCTTTTTTCTGTGGTGCCTGTTTCGACTGTTTCCGGTGGCACCGGGCAAAGTTGCTTTTCTGGTAGCCACCACCGTAACGGTTTATGCCCTGATGACTGGTGCCCGACCTTCTGCGATGCGTGCCGCAATTATGGTCAGTGCAGTGTGTTCCGGCATCATTTTCCGGAGATCATTGCACCAGCCAAATATTTTTGCATTTGCCTGGCTGCTGGTGCTTGTTCTGCAGCCTACGGATCTGTTTACACCTGGCTTTCAACTGTCATTTGTGTGCGTTGCGCTGTTATGTTGGGGAATCCCGGATTGGGGTCTGCCAAACAGAAACGATGCCGACATTATGGATGAAAACCCATCCCTGTTCTGGCTGGGAGCGAAAGCCATTGGGCGGTGGCTGGCCCGCATGTATATGATCACGCTGGTACTATCGTTATGCGTGATGCCACTGACACTCGCCTGGCAACACCTCTGCTCTCCCGTGGGCATCCTTATTGGTCCAGTCGCGATCGTGTTAACTTCACTCGCTTTGATCATGGGTTTTCTGTTTCTGATTCTCAGCCCACTGGGGATTGTGGAACCGTTTGCCTGGATTACAGAAAACCTGCTGATACTGTGCCAGCGATTGGTGCATTCTGCAGATGGCCTGCCAGGTGGGGTAATTTATGCACCCAGTCCACCATCTTGGTGGTTGATTGGCTTTTACGTTCTGTTGGCTGTACTGTTACTGGCTCGCCACCGCTTGTTCATCCATCTGATCAGTGCCATTCCATCCCGTCTGCTGTGTGTAGGGCTGCTTGGTGCCTGGTTTGCCATGATTATTCTCTGGAATCGCCTGCCCCACCGCACCGATGAATTGCAGGTGACATTTCTGGCAGTGGATCATGGCAGTTGTGTAGTGATGCGTACGCCCGATGACCGGATTTTTCTGTATGATGCAGGTTCTTCTGTGGGCTCACCCGTGGCCCGGAATATCATTGCACCTTATTTGTGGTCGCAGGGGGTTGCCCACATTGACGAGATTTTTTTGTCCCACGCCGATCTTGATCATTACAATGGTTTGCCCGATCTGATTGAGCGGTTTCCCATTGGCCAGATTTCGTTGACACCATCGTTTCGTGAAAAACCATCCGCGTTAACAGAACAGTTTGTGCAACTATGCGAACGATACCGCATTCCCATTCGCACGCTGCAGGCGGGAGATCATCTGGAAGCGGGAGTAGTCCAACTGGATGTATTGCATCCCCCACAGGAAGGGCCAGGTGGGGTGGAAAATGTTCGCAGTCTTGTGTTGCAGATTTCCCAGCAGAATCGCCCACTGCTGCTGCTGACGGGCGACCTGGAAGGGCCTGGAATCTCCGATCTGGCAGAACAGCCCCCACGTGCGATGCCGATGATGATGGTCCCGCACCATGGCAGCCTGGGGCGGGATGGTCAGCGTCCATTGCAATCTGGTCCAGCGATTCTGGCCAGATGGTGCACGCCTCAACTGGCCATTTCCAGCCAGGGGCGGGGAGATGCGGGCAAGGCGATTGAAGCAATGCAGGCACTGGGTGTGCCATACTGGTCGACCTGGCCCATGGGCGCGATCAGCGTTCGAGTGAATCCTACTGGTATTGTGGTGGAAAGTTTTGCCAGCAACGAACGCGTGGTGCTGCCACTGCCACCAATGGCAGAAAAGAACAGGTAA
- a CDS encoding DUF1501 domain-containing protein produces the protein MFRRDFLKTGSVLGMGAFVPGFIARTAHAAPELGSKGAKDTILVVVQLTGGNDGLNTVIPIKNEKYYQLRPTISIPADQTLKIDDSHGLHPRMNGFSGLLEKNALAVVQGVGYPNPSQSHFRSMDIWNAGSTSEKLVEGWVGNALKQMQCPAFHIAGDNESAPLALNGSPAKVPSITTVEDFILKYIDKKGQKPIIEATAKVKGKPGLLDFVQKTATSTYSSSQRLQEVAKNYQPKVTYPAYGLANRLKVCAQLIDAGMGARIFYVSMDGFDTHANQGGTAGNHANLLQEVSDSISAFYNDLAARGHEKRLMVMTFSEFGRRGMENGSKGTDHGSGAPMFVVGDAVKSGLIGKHPSLEKLDNGNLPHAIDFRQVYATILDKWLGVSSKDVLGAKYDHIGVL, from the coding sequence ATGTTTCGCCGTGATTTTCTAAAAACAGGTTCTGTCCTCGGTATGGGGGCTTTTGTTCCGGGTTTCATCGCACGCACTGCACATGCAGCACCGGAACTGGGCAGCAAAGGTGCCAAAGACACCATCCTGGTGGTGGTGCAACTGACCGGTGGGAATGACGGATTGAATACCGTTATCCCGATCAAAAATGAAAAATATTATCAGCTCCGTCCGACGATATCCATTCCCGCCGATCAAACATTAAAAATTGATGATTCCCACGGTTTGCATCCCAGAATGAATGGCTTTTCTGGTCTGCTGGAGAAAAATGCGCTGGCAGTGGTGCAGGGTGTTGGTTACCCCAACCCCAGTCAGTCCCACTTCCGCTCGATGGATATCTGGAATGCGGGCAGTACCAGCGAAAAACTGGTCGAAGGCTGGGTGGGCAATGCGTTGAAGCAGATGCAGTGCCCCGCATTTCACATTGCAGGTGACAACGAATCTGCCCCACTGGCATTGAATGGTTCCCCTGCCAAGGTCCCATCGATTACCACGGTTGAAGATTTCATCCTGAAATATATTGACAAGAAAGGCCAGAAGCCGATCATCGAAGCGACCGCCAAAGTGAAAGGAAAGCCCGGCCTGCTCGATTTTGTGCAGAAAACTGCCACCAGCACCTATTCCAGCAGTCAGCGGTTGCAGGAAGTAGCGAAAAATTACCAGCCGAAAGTCACTTATCCTGCATACGGATTGGCCAACCGCCTGAAAGTGTGTGCCCAACTGATTGATGCGGGCATGGGAGCACGGATTTTCTATGTTTCGATGGATGGGTTTGATACCCACGCCAACCAAGGTGGTACGGCAGGCAATCACGCCAACTTGTTGCAGGAAGTTTCAGATTCTATCTCCGCGTTCTACAACGATCTGGCCGCACGTGGGCATGAAAAGCGGCTGATGGTGATGACGTTCTCCGAATTCGGCCGACGTGGGATGGAAAATGGCAGTAAAGGGACAGACCACGGTTCTGGTGCCCCGATGTTTGTGGTGGGGGATGCAGTGAAATCGGGCCTGATCGGGAAGCACCCCAGCCTGGAAAAACTGGATAATGGGAATCTGCCCCACGCGATTGATTTTCGCCAGGTTTATGCCACAATCCTCGACAAGTGGCTGGGCGTTTCCAGTAAAGACGTTCTCGGTGCGAAGTACGACCACATTGGTGTTCTTTAA
- a CDS encoding TetR/AcrR family transcriptional regulator — protein MGDSEKKPGRPANPELRSQRTEAILDVAAQLFAEQGFASTDLQLIADRCGVAKGTIYHYFPNKEELFLAAVDRGLEQLNAAIDSAIADCTDILEIYRRAIVTFLKYFEQHRDLVELFLQERALFKDRKMPAYFAMHEQKCGEWQAMHQELIAQGRGRHLPPDNDPSIFNDFLYGTIIANHVTGRQVSSEEQAAKVIDIFFHGILSESERKNNRE, from the coding sequence ATGGGAGATTCGGAAAAAAAACCTGGTCGTCCGGCTAATCCGGAGCTGCGTTCCCAACGCACGGAAGCGATTCTGGATGTTGCAGCACAACTCTTTGCAGAACAAGGGTTTGCGTCAACCGATCTGCAGCTTATCGCAGATCGCTGTGGGGTGGCTAAGGGCACAATCTACCACTATTTTCCCAACAAGGAAGAATTGTTTCTGGCTGCGGTAGACAGGGGATTGGAACAATTAAATGCAGCTATCGACTCAGCCATTGCTGATTGCACAGATATTCTGGAAATCTATCGGCGGGCGATTGTTACATTTCTGAAATATTTTGAGCAGCACCGGGACTTGGTAGAACTTTTTCTGCAGGAACGTGCTCTCTTCAAAGACCGAAAAATGCCCGCGTATTTTGCGATGCACGAGCAAAAATGTGGTGAATGGCAGGCGATGCACCAGGAACTGATTGCACAAGGGCGTGGCAGGCATTTACCACCAGATAACGACCCAAGTATTTTTAATGATTTTCTGTATGGCACGATAATTGCCAATCATGTTACCGGCAGGCAGGTTTCATCGGAAGAACAGGCCGCCAAAGTAATCGACATTTTCTTTCACGGCATTCTGTCGGAGTCGGAGCGAAAGAACAATCGCGAGTAA
- a CDS encoding efflux RND transporter periplasmic adaptor subunit: MMMNQTPILVSEQPPHVEPPSRLRYLKWVVLALIVGAAGYAVLNGGLTKDTREELPPMDLPPRESTMVTVDAVQYRPVQRSIEAIGSLHPFEVFKISSQVEGKVQQLYADVADQVGPQHMLLQIDPTDYQLAVNQDQSALVAELSKIGISEEQLPRFQVLDVPMVNHARLKMEHAKQKTVRYSSTPDAFSIDERTNAKNDYELSTSEYANQILQANSILAMAKMKAATLELSRKKLKDTHIMTPDFQRTMPGVAGEVQFEITKRHVSEGMLLRPGTEVYELMITQVIKLKLAVPERYMLDIQPGQKVLVEIASQKEPVEGVVRRINPSVNVESRTVEVEVDIPNPTRTLKPGSFARAKVLTRVDNNACTVPLTAIYTFLGKNRVFVIEQGKVKVYDVELGIQTRDWVEIVEPKLPKTAQLITSGHALLSEGMPVQIRGEK, from the coding sequence ATGATGATGAATCAAACACCCATCTTGGTTTCAGAACAACCGCCCCATGTGGAACCCCCGTCCCGCCTGCGTTACTTAAAGTGGGTCGTGCTGGCCCTGATTGTAGGTGCCGCGGGCTATGCCGTGCTGAATGGAGGCTTGACCAAAGACACACGGGAAGAACTCCCACCCATGGACCTGCCACCGCGGGAAAGTACGATGGTGACTGTCGATGCGGTGCAGTATCGTCCGGTGCAGCGAAGTATTGAAGCGATTGGCTCGCTGCATCCATTCGAAGTGTTCAAAATCAGTTCGCAGGTGGAAGGCAAAGTCCAGCAACTGTATGCCGATGTTGCCGATCAGGTTGGCCCACAGCACATGTTGTTGCAGATCGACCCCACCGATTATCAGTTGGCAGTCAATCAGGATCAAAGTGCGTTAGTGGCAGAACTTTCCAAAATTGGCATTTCGGAAGAACAATTGCCACGATTTCAGGTGCTGGATGTGCCAATGGTCAACCACGCTCGTCTGAAAATGGAGCACGCCAAGCAAAAAACGGTGCGGTATTCGAGCACCCCGGACGCATTTTCGATTGATGAACGCACCAACGCGAAAAACGATTATGAACTTTCCACTTCGGAATATGCCAACCAGATTCTGCAGGCGAATTCGATTCTGGCGATGGCAAAAATGAAAGCGGCGACATTGGAATTGTCCCGCAAGAAATTAAAAGATACTCATATTATGACTCCCGATTTCCAACGCACCATGCCTGGTGTGGCGGGGGAAGTTCAGTTTGAAATTACGAAAAGGCACGTTTCGGAAGGGATGCTGCTTCGACCTGGCACTGAAGTTTACGAATTAATGATCACTCAGGTGATTAAGCTGAAACTGGCTGTCCCAGAACGGTACATGCTGGATATTCAGCCTGGCCAGAAAGTGCTGGTCGAGATCGCCTCCCAAAAAGAACCTGTGGAAGGGGTAGTCAGGCGGATCAACCCAAGTGTCAATGTGGAATCCCGCACCGTGGAAGTGGAGGTAGATATTCCCAACCCCACCCGCACCCTGAAGCCGGGTAGTTTTGCCAGGGCTAAGGTGCTGACACGGGTGGACAACAATGCCTGCACTGTCCCACTGACAGCAATTTATACCTTCTTAGGTAAAAACCGCGTTTTTGTCATCGAACAGGGGAAAGTCAAAGTCTACGATGTTGAACTAGGTATTCAGACCCGCGACTGGGTAGAAATTGTGGAGCCCAAACTGCCCAAAACTGCCCAACTGATTACCAGCGGCCATGCGTTGCTCAGTGAAGGTATGCCAGTGCAGATCCGAGGAGAAAAATAA
- a CDS encoding HEAT repeat domain-containing protein: MMRKLLIFTLLTAGGLPSTSPAYIAVQADRLTLCEVMLEFPTIVVLEMQKGDPARGAYLFDIKEVLQGPAPKQPVRFSLLEDGKVPSRIGKLAKSQQIVAFMGSPDNRSLIVTAGGWFLTQPNQGWERFSGFRDDFRSLFAGTPTQLIEAIRSLKGGGIVTVEVHPKGLGEKERLLIRYDSDYPHRRWPTLPRGFSDRTIDTLRKEFNSSSVVVRQQAMLAAAKFPTLEENLRAGMRDPHTEVRLAAIVSLGDLPALTAETMKELTRCLNDEDRFVCAMAAWRLGRLGPVAKSTIPELLKALNDRDANYDFRPHRAAEAAEAILAIAPDSDAAPKAVQFFLSNRMLNDHRIDSEGTRTAAARALGRSGKVASAALPDLTAALKDKLPATRIAAAEAVHLIGGDEKPREFALAVLQVEISKGELATRIQAIRAAANIRATTLRPALQKFLNDPALKVHIAEALQRLEK; encoded by the coding sequence ATGATGAGAAAATTATTAATCTTCACCTTGTTGACCGCTGGTGGGCTACCATCGACTTCTCCCGCTTACATTGCAGTTCAGGCCGACAGGCTCACGCTGTGCGAAGTAATGCTGGAGTTCCCCACAATAGTTGTGCTGGAAATGCAGAAGGGCGACCCCGCACGTGGGGCCTATCTGTTTGACATCAAGGAGGTTTTGCAAGGACCTGCACCCAAACAACCAGTCCGATTTTCATTGCTGGAAGATGGCAAGGTACCATCGCGAATTGGGAAATTGGCAAAAAGCCAGCAAATCGTTGCCTTCATGGGTTCTCCAGATAATCGTTCCTTGATTGTCACGGCTGGGGGATGGTTCCTGACCCAACCAAATCAGGGGTGGGAACGATTCAGCGGTTTTCGCGATGATTTCCGGTCTCTTTTTGCCGGAACACCCACCCAACTGATCGAGGCGATTCGGAGTTTGAAAGGCGGTGGCATCGTCACTGTGGAAGTTCATCCGAAAGGACTTGGCGAAAAAGAACGACTGCTGATCCGTTACGACAGCGACTACCCCCACCGACGCTGGCCGACATTACCACGAGGATTTTCGGATCGAACCATCGATACATTACGCAAAGAATTCAACAGTTCATCCGTGGTTGTGCGTCAACAGGCGATGTTGGCCGCAGCAAAATTTCCTACACTTGAAGAGAATCTTCGGGCAGGGATGCGGGATCCCCATACGGAAGTGCGACTTGCTGCGATTGTCAGTCTTGGCGACTTGCCAGCACTCACAGCAGAAACGATGAAAGAACTTACTCGCTGTCTGAATGATGAGGATCGATTTGTCTGTGCGATGGCAGCCTGGCGGTTGGGGCGGCTTGGACCTGTGGCAAAGTCAACAATTCCGGAATTGCTGAAAGCATTGAATGATCGGGATGCGAATTACGATTTTCGTCCTCATCGTGCTGCGGAGGCGGCTGAAGCGATCCTGGCTATCGCACCGGATAGCGATGCTGCACCAAAAGCCGTGCAATTCTTTCTGTCCAACCGCATGCTCAACGACCACCGGATTGACAGTGAAGGCACTCGCACTGCTGCGGCACGTGCATTGGGACGAAGTGGGAAAGTTGCCAGCGCTGCTCTGCCGGATCTGACTGCCGCCCTGAAGGACAAATTGCCCGCCACACGAATTGCAGCAGCGGAAGCGGTTCATCTCATCGGTGGGGATGAGAAACCCAGAGAATTTGCTCTTGCGGTATTACAAGTAGAAATTTCTAAGGGCGAACTGGCAACTCGGATTCAGGCGATTCGTGCAGCAGCGAATATTCGCGCGACTACCCTGCGGCCCGCATTGCAGAAATTTCTCAATGATCCCGCCCTGAAAGTTCACATTGCCGAGGCACTGCAGCGGCTGGAGAAATAA
- a CDS encoding DUF1800 domain-containing protein: protein MNTIDPAWAWDAYSPNAKTPWNLQRAGHLYRRAGFSAPWAVLQNTLKIGPEKAVDELLLPGIPSGNYDETTSEFLEKNATRLNSGEEAAGWWLYRMLYGPHPLQEKISLFWHNHFATSYAKVLNVQYMVGQYRLINQHALGKFDQLLQAMSKDPAMMIWLDTVESSKEKPNENYARELMELFSLGIGNYTEKDIREAAKSFTGWKIENDKFSYDEADHDEGQKTVFGKSGNFRGEDIVAMCLAKDACPKFLVRKMFRYLISETMEPEDALLAPLVKQFHDGYNAGRLVETILRSNLFFSENAYRNRIKSPVEYVLGMVRETELTIGTVNPALNLEENLANLGQKVLHPPSVKGWDGGTNWLNGQTLLFRQNFALELARKPRGYRQPANAYALAKSNGINKVEEAVPFFLDLFLQGDVPEETRKEITEYARKAAKKPAPSYWDPAIVQEQNIVSVCHLVLALPEYQLS from the coding sequence ATGAATACGATTGATCCAGCCTGGGCGTGGGATGCCTATTCCCCCAATGCCAAGACACCATGGAATCTGCAACGTGCTGGCCATTTATACCGCCGAGCGGGCTTCAGTGCACCGTGGGCAGTGCTGCAGAACACTTTGAAGATTGGCCCAGAGAAGGCAGTCGATGAGTTATTGCTGCCCGGCATTCCCAGTGGCAATTACGATGAAACCACTTCGGAGTTTCTGGAAAAGAATGCTACCCGGCTGAATTCGGGTGAAGAAGCGGCAGGCTGGTGGTTGTACCGAATGCTGTATGGCCCCCACCCACTGCAGGAGAAGATTTCGCTGTTCTGGCACAACCACTTTGCCACCAGCTACGCCAAAGTGCTGAATGTGCAGTACATGGTTGGCCAATATCGGCTGATCAATCAGCACGCCCTGGGGAAGTTTGACCAACTCCTGCAGGCAATGAGCAAAGATCCAGCGATGATGATCTGGCTGGACACGGTGGAAAGCAGCAAAGAAAAACCCAACGAAAACTATGCCCGGGAACTGATGGAACTGTTTTCGCTGGGCATCGGCAATTACACCGAAAAGGATATTCGTGAAGCAGCGAAATCATTCACGGGCTGGAAAATCGAAAACGACAAGTTTTCCTATGACGAAGCCGACCATGATGAAGGGCAGAAGACGGTTTTTGGCAAATCCGGCAACTTCCGTGGCGAAGATATTGTTGCGATGTGCCTGGCAAAGGATGCCTGCCCGAAGTTCCTTGTGCGTAAGATGTTTCGTTATTTGATCAGCGAAACAATGGAACCGGAAGATGCGTTACTGGCCCCACTGGTGAAGCAGTTTCATGATGGTTACAACGCTGGCAGGCTGGTCGAAACGATCCTGCGTTCCAACTTGTTCTTTAGCGAAAATGCGTACCGCAATCGCATCAAGTCTCCGGTAGAATATGTACTGGGCATGGTGCGGGAAACAGAATTGACTATCGGTACTGTCAACCCGGCATTGAATCTGGAGGAAAACCTGGCGAATCTGGGGCAGAAAGTGCTACACCCACCTTCCGTAAAGGGCTGGGATGGTGGCACCAACTGGCTGAACGGCCAGACGTTGCTGTTTCGACAGAACTTTGCACTGGAACTGGCCCGCAAGCCACGTGGCTATCGACAGCCAGCAAATGCCTATGCGTTGGCAAAGTCGAATGGCATCAACAAAGTGGAAGAAGCTGTGCCATTCTTTCTGGATCTTTTCCTGCAAGGGGATGTACCGGAAGAAACGCGTAAAGAAATTACAGAATACGCCCGCAAAGCCGCCAAAAAGCCTGCTCCCAGTTATTGGGACCCGGCAATTGTACAGGAACAGAACATTGTGAGTGTGTGTCATCTTGTGCTGGCATTACCAGAATACCAACTGAGCTAA
- a CDS encoding HIT domain-containing protein, which translates to MNDRLWAPWRLSYVTQPKEKIAGCFVCHADSHPDDADLLVVEQNDQTIILVNKYPYNNGHLLICPRRHVADLVDLTDEEQHSIQHMLVKYVKKLRNLISPHGFNVGLNLGAAAGAGLPGHLHWHIVPRWQGDNNFMPVVGGTKVIPQALEELHRLLKASNE; encoded by the coding sequence ATGAATGATAGATTGTGGGCACCGTGGCGGCTTAGCTACGTGACTCAGCCTAAAGAGAAGATTGCAGGGTGCTTCGTGTGCCATGCCGATTCGCACCCCGACGATGCAGATTTGCTGGTGGTAGAGCAGAACGATCAAACAATCATATTAGTAAACAAATATCCATATAACAATGGCCATTTGTTAATCTGCCCACGACGCCACGTGGCAGATCTGGTGGACCTGACCGATGAAGAGCAACATAGTATTCAGCACATGCTCGTCAAATATGTGAAAAAATTAAGAAATTTGATCTCACCCCACGGATTTAACGTGGGGCTGAACCTTGGTGCTGCTGCAGGTGCCGGATTACCAGGTCATCTTCATTGGCACATTGTCCCACGGTGGCAGGGGGATAACAATTTTATGCCCGTCGTTGGAGGCACGAAAGTCATTCCCCAGGCACTGGAAGAACTGCACCGCTTGCTGAAAGCAAGTAATGAATAA